Proteins found in one Gammaproteobacteria bacterium genomic segment:
- a CDS encoding LacI family DNA-binding transcriptional regulator, whose amino-acid sequence MRPTAKDIAEAAGVSLATVDRVLNDRPSVSTRSRKRVQQAIDEMGYVRNIAAVNLAKNRTYSFQFILPTSGDQYLNELIGQVLQAKVDSRSDLTDVKYDQINMQDPHNVANFLSLLVKDNVDGIAIMAPESPQVRDAISRLSERDIKVVEFLSGQENLENHDFVGADNVAAGATAGRILSRFLGDVSGKIMVIADTMQSLNNIQRRLGFDKVLSTHFPLLKALPSLETYGDKLRTERIISHQFQNEKDIIAVYVMSSEARIPLAQVSKCKELNSLTVVAHERTPFTEDALQNEQIDAIVAQNPGHAVRSALRILRARCDNRPIVTAQEKIRIEVLLKDNL is encoded by the coding sequence CCAGTGTTAGCACACGCTCACGTAAAAGGGTTCAACAAGCTATTGATGAGATGGGCTACGTCCGCAATATCGCAGCTGTAAATCTGGCAAAAAATCGAACCTATTCATTTCAATTTATCTTGCCTACCTCTGGTGATCAGTATCTGAATGAATTAATCGGACAAGTTCTACAAGCCAAAGTCGATTCGAGATCAGATTTAACAGATGTTAAATATGACCAAATCAATATGCAGGACCCTCACAATGTAGCTAATTTTTTATCATTACTAGTGAAAGATAATGTTGATGGGATAGCAATCATGGCACCAGAATCACCACAGGTTCGAGACGCTATCTCTAGACTTAGCGAGCGCGACATTAAAGTTGTTGAATTCCTATCTGGACAAGAAAATCTTGAAAATCATGATTTTGTCGGTGCAGATAATGTTGCAGCTGGAGCAACTGCTGGCCGAATTCTTAGCAGGTTTCTAGGTGATGTATCAGGTAAAATTATGGTGATTGCTGACACAATGCAATCATTAAATAATATTCAACGTCGTTTGGGCTTTGACAAAGTTTTAAGCACACACTTCCCTTTATTAAAAGCATTACCTTCACTGGAAACATATGGTGACAAACTGAGAACAGAGCGCATTATATCGCATCAGTTCCAAAACGAAAAAGACATCATTGCAGTTTATGTTATGAGCTCAGAAGCACGTATTCCACTTGCTCAAGTTTCAAAGTGCAAAGAATTAAATTCACTAACTGTAGTCGCGCATGAAAGAACGCCCTTTACTGAAGACGCACTTCAGAATGAGCAAATTGACGCAATAGTTGCACAAAATCCTGGTCATGCAGTTCGCAGCGCATTAAGAATCTTACGAGCTAGATGCGACAATCGACCTATAGTAACGGCGCAAGAAAAAATTCGCATCGAAGTGCTTTTGAAAGATAACTTATAA